One segment of Panicum virgatum strain AP13 chromosome 1K, P.virgatum_v5, whole genome shotgun sequence DNA contains the following:
- the LOC120647166 gene encoding uncharacterized protein LOC120647166 isoform X2, whose product MGSTAPPPPMEGWVAPLLAGAEEYVRDSIHSSLGLPVSDRSLRLKLLASEEQRHRLQDHIFSLEEDLRAAQRRIDLLKAEAAMNAAGLRRCVEDKEALATAYAQLNAKCAKECDLYERDLERAMDSCDELGRENNDLRARLHQNAHLEALTARVQELENDKETLKTNLATAEAEVITLSEDNRVLDEENKRLLGLLEKERQRRSERKKSASTSTKNKRKSSSLRDGSPALDFGATDSSRHPLSPLPHNSPDYRAHKK is encoded by the exons ATGGGATccactgctccgccgccgccgatggaaGGTTGGGtggcgccgctcctcgccggcgccgaggagTACGTGCGCGACTCCATCCACAGCTCCCTGGGCCTCCCCGTCTCCGACCGCTCCCTCCGCCTCAAGCTCCTCGCCTCCGAGGagcagcgccaccgcctccaGGACCACATCTTCTCGCTCGAGGAGGACCTCCGCGCAGCCCAGCGCCGCATCGACCTGCTCAAG GCCGAGGCCGCCATGaatgccgccggcctccgccgctgcgTCGAGGACAAGGAGGCGCTGGCCACCGCATACGCCCAACTCAACGCCAAGTGCGCCAAGGAGTGCGACCTCTACGAGCGGGATCTCGAGCGCGCCATGGACTCCTGCGACGAACTCGGCAGGGAGAACAACGACCTGCGCGCACGCCTCCACCAAAACGCACAT TTGGAGGCATTGACGGCTAGAGTTCAAGAACTAGAGAATGATAAGGAGACTCTGAAGACAAATCTTGCTACAGCAGAGGCAGAG GTGATCACGCTGAGTGAGGATAACAGGGTTCTTGATGAAGAGAACAAAAGGCTGCTGGGCTTGCTGGAGAAAGAGCGACAACGCCGGTCTGAAAGGAAGAAATCGGCCAGCACATCCACCAAG AATAAGCGCAAGTCGTCTAGCTTGAGGGATGGCAGCCCAGCTCTTGATTTCGGTGCCACGGATTCATCAAGGCATCCACTGTCGCCGCTGCCCCACAACTCTCCGGATTATAGGGCGCACAAGAAATGA
- the LOC120647166 gene encoding uncharacterized protein LOC120647166 isoform X1: MGSTAPPPPMEGWVAPLLAGAEEYVRDSIHSSLGLPVSDRSLRLKLLASEEQRHRLQDHIFSLEEDLRAAQRRIDLLKAEAAMNAAGLRRCVEDKEALATAYAQLNAKCAKECDLYERDLERAMDSCDELGRENNDLRARLHQNAHLEALTARVQELENDKETLKTNLATAEAEVITLSEDNRVLDEENKRLLGLLEKERQRRSERKKSASTSTKQNKRKSSSLRDGSPALDFGATDSSRHPLSPLPHNSPDYRAHKK; this comes from the exons ATGGGATccactgctccgccgccgccgatggaaGGTTGGGtggcgccgctcctcgccggcgccgaggagTACGTGCGCGACTCCATCCACAGCTCCCTGGGCCTCCCCGTCTCCGACCGCTCCCTCCGCCTCAAGCTCCTCGCCTCCGAGGagcagcgccaccgcctccaGGACCACATCTTCTCGCTCGAGGAGGACCTCCGCGCAGCCCAGCGCCGCATCGACCTGCTCAAG GCCGAGGCCGCCATGaatgccgccggcctccgccgctgcgTCGAGGACAAGGAGGCGCTGGCCACCGCATACGCCCAACTCAACGCCAAGTGCGCCAAGGAGTGCGACCTCTACGAGCGGGATCTCGAGCGCGCCATGGACTCCTGCGACGAACTCGGCAGGGAGAACAACGACCTGCGCGCACGCCTCCACCAAAACGCACAT TTGGAGGCATTGACGGCTAGAGTTCAAGAACTAGAGAATGATAAGGAGACTCTGAAGACAAATCTTGCTACAGCAGAGGCAGAG GTGATCACGCTGAGTGAGGATAACAGGGTTCTTGATGAAGAGAACAAAAGGCTGCTGGGCTTGCTGGAGAAAGAGCGACAACGCCGGTCTGAAAGGAAGAAATCGGCCAGCACATCCACCAAG CAGAATAAGCGCAAGTCGTCTAGCTTGAGGGATGGCAGCCCAGCTCTTGATTTCGGTGCCACGGATTCATCAAGGCATCCACTGTCGCCGCTGCCCCACAACTCTCCGGATTATAGGGCGCACAAGAAATGA